A window of Ignicoccus hospitalis KIN4/I contains these coding sequences:
- a CDS encoding inositol monophosphatase family protein, which yields MEGPRKLALKVAERARDFLRSKFLDESYLKVVEEHKSDVSRKIDLEVEDLIIKTLREEGFKGGIVTEEKGVVGEGPPYAVVDPLDGSLNYAVGSPHWAVSVAIAEGEDFSTLVASAVCPGFGHPCYSASDKAYSGEGEVIPGAPEKVLVFYGEPEDERQSKYLVELRKLLGRPKVRVPGAIALDMVNVARGKLLALVDVRNKIRNVDVAGAYLIIKRAGVPVPEVYESFPTDEVSVVGNLFFGRDERVLSALLSSASKLGLWQGDPDNVQARAGRFLP from the coding sequence TTGGAAGGACCCCGTAAGCTCGCCTTAAAGGTAGCCGAAAGGGCTAGGGACTTCTTGAGGTCTAAGTTCTTAGACGAAAGTTACTTGAAGGTCGTAGAAGAGCACAAGAGCGACGTGAGCAGGAAAATAGACTTAGAAGTGGAGGACTTAATAATAAAAACGTTGAGAGAAGAAGGCTTCAAAGGGGGTATAGTTACCGAAGAGAAGGGGGTGGTGGGCGAGGGGCCTCCCTACGCTGTGGTGGACCCCTTGGACGGGAGCTTGAACTACGCCGTGGGCTCCCCCCACTGGGCGGTGAGCGTGGCCATAGCCGAGGGGGAGGACTTCTCAACCTTGGTGGCCTCGGCCGTCTGCCCGGGCTTCGGGCACCCTTGCTACTCCGCCTCCGACAAGGCCTACTCCGGGGAGGGCGAGGTTATTCCCGGGGCCCCGGAGAAGGTGTTGGTATTCTACGGCGAGCCCGAGGACGAGAGGCAGAGCAAGTACTTAGTAGAGCTGAGGAAGCTCTTGGGAAGGCCCAAGGTAAGGGTGCCAGGGGCCATAGCGCTCGACATGGTAAACGTCGCGAGGGGGAAGCTGTTGGCGCTCGTGGACGTTAGGAACAAGATAAGGAACGTGGACGTCGCCGGGGCCTACTTGATTATCAAGAGGGCCGGCGTCCCCGTGCCGGAGGTTTACGAGTCCTTCCCCACGGACGAGGTGAGCGTGGTGGGCAACCTGTTCTTCGGGAGGGACGAAAGGGTGCTATCCGCGCTCCTCTCCTCCGCCTCGAAGCTCGGCCTGTGGCAAGGAGACCCAGACAACGTCCAAGCTCGCGCAGGTCGCTTCCTTCCCTAA